The Bacteroidota bacterium genomic sequence ATCTCTTGAGCTATACTTTAAGAATGGCAGGCTTACAAAAGTGAAAGTTACTCTTGATGACCAAGACAGGCAAAAGAATGAAAAAATTTTTAATGCACTTATCACAAACTACGGCAGATACACATATCACAGATCATCAAGCACATTCACCTATACCTCAGAAATGATATGGAAAGGTGAATTTGTTACTCTAATTTATGCATTTACATCATACCGCGAAGGTGGTGAATTTAAAACAAAAATTTATCTTACCTACTCACATACAGGAGCTGTTGTTGAATCTGATCTTGCAGATGACTTATAAGGTATATCCATTTGTATGGAAATAAATTCCATGTACTTGGATTTTTAAATATTTTTTTTAACTAAAGGGAGGTTCTATAAATACATTCGCATTAAGATTTTCAGAGTTTTTTATAGACAATGAAAAATTTTGAAACACTATCGGGATAATGTAAAAAGTTTTGAAGAAGTATATGAAAAACTCTGAAAACCCTTTGGGAACAAAGATAATAAACAATCTGACTGCGTTAAAATTTTTCTCAATAGCTAATGCTATTCAGAAAAATTTGTGCCTTGCATCTTATTCATTATCTTTGTTTCTTAAAAGAAATGTATTTAAAGAACCTCCCTTAAATTTATTATTATGAAAAATTTACTCTTATTTTTCTCCGTGATTTTTGTTTTAACATCTTGTACAAAAACAAATGAAAAGCAAGAATTATCTTCGCCTGTTGTTTCTGTTGATAAGATGAATGTTCTTTACATTGGATTAGATAACCCAATATCCGTAGCAGTTCCCGGCATTGCTTCAGAGAAACTTGTGTTAGAACCTGATTTTGGAACTATCAAAGACACAAATGGAAATTATACTTGGGATATTTCCGATATTGATAAAAACAAAAAGGAAGTACATTTAAAAATCTTTGTAAAAATTGATGAAGAAAATGAAAAATTAGCAGGAGAAAAAACATTTCGTGTTGAAAATGTTCCTGAACCTAAAGCTTCTGTCAATGATGTTTCTATAGGTTACTTTGCAAAAGAAAAAGTTGCTGATATAGATTCTCTCAAAATTATTTTAGCTAATTTTGTGTATGATGAACAATTATATCTGGACGTAACAAAATTTAGGTTTGTTTATAATAGATTAGAAGGCAATAGTTCTTTAATAAATAGTAGAGGTAGCTGTTTGAGCGAAAAAACAAAAGAACTATTAGCATCTTCGGAACCTCAAAAAGGTGACAGAATTATAATTGATAATATTTATGCAGAAACACCTAATAAAGGTGAAGTACGTATTCCATCAATTATAATCTTAATACTTTATTAGGCGGTTATATTTTTGAACTTCTTAATTGTTTCAGTTGGGTTGGGGGTGTTAAAAATAGCATTTCCTGCTACAAGTGAGTCTGCACCTTTTTCTATTAGCATCTTTGCATTGTCAAGATTTACTCCACCATCAACCTGAATTAGTGTTTTAGATTGTTTGCTCTCAATCAGTTTTTTTAACTCTTCAATTTTGTTGTAAGTATTGGGTATAAATTTTTGAGCTGCAAACCCGGGATTTACCGACATTATTAATACCATATTAATATCGGCAATAATATTTTCAAGAAAAGAAACCGGTGTATGCGGATTTAATGCAAGTCCGGTTTTCATTCCATTATTTTTTATATCCTGAATTGTTCTGTGTAAATGCGTACAACTTTCGTAATGAACTGTAAGAATAGATGCTCCTGCTTCGCTAAATTGTTTTATGTAGCTATCAGGATTGTCAATCATTAAGTGAACATCTATTTCTTTTTTTGCAATTTTATTTACAAATTTAAGAACAGGAAAACCGAAAGAAATATTTGGTACAAAAACGCCATCCATCACATCAACATGTATCCAATCCGCATTGCTTTTATTGAGCATTTCAATTTCGCTTTGCAAATTGCCAAAGTCTGCTGAAAGTATTGATGGCGATAAAATCATTTTTTAATTTTCTTTTACCTTTCTTAGGTTATTTTTTTTCAAGAACTTTTTTTGAAAGTCTAAATTTACCTGACCTTTGATCAATATTTATTAGTTTAACTTTTACAATATCACCCTTTTTGACCATTTTGTTTGTTTGAATACTTCTATCATAAGAATATTCAGAATTATGAAGTAAACCTTCATTGCCTGGCATAAATTCAAGGAATGCTCCAAAATCAACTACACTAACAACTTTTGCATCATATATTTTCCCTTCTTCAGGTTTTGCAGTTATTTGTTTAATAGTAGCTTTTGCGGCTTTCATTTCTTTAGCGGTAGGTGTTACTATTTCAATAGTAGCTTTTTCGTTTATAGGGTCGCCTATTGTTA encodes the following:
- a CDS encoding GldM family protein encodes the protein MKNLLLFFSVIFVLTSCTKTNEKQELSSPVVSVDKMNVLYIGLDNPISVAVPGIASEKLVLEPDFGTIKDTNGNYTWDISDIDKNKKEVHLKIFVKIDEENEKLAGEKTFRVENVPEPKASVNDVSIGYFAKEKVADIDSLKIILANFVYDEQLYLDVTKFRFVYNRLEGNSSLINSRGSCLSEKTKELLASSEPQKGDRIIIDNIYAETPNKGEVRIPSIIILILY
- the rpe gene encoding ribulose-phosphate 3-epimerase gives rise to the protein MILSPSILSADFGNLQSEIEMLNKSNADWIHVDVMDGVFVPNISFGFPVLKFVNKIAKKEIDVHLMIDNPDSYIKQFSEAGASILTVHYESCTHLHRTIQDIKNNGMKTGLALNPHTPVSFLENIIADINMVLIMSVNPGFAAQKFIPNTYNKIEELKKLIESKQSKTLIQVDGGVNLDNAKMLIEKGADSLVAGNAIFNTPNPTETIKKFKNITA